From one Candidatus Nitrospira nitrosa genomic stretch:
- the thiD gene encoding bifunctional hydroxymethylpyrimidine kinase/phosphomethylpyrimidine kinase produces the protein MPQTIKQVLTIAGSDSGGGAGIQADIKAMSANGVFAMSVITAITAQNTEEVTDVFELPPSIIASQLDAVFDDFDVAAVKTGMLSSTAIVEIVVKMLTLQKIATLVVDPVMVSKSGHPLLRPEAVNAVKTQLLPLAFVVTPNIHEAQQLSGIQITSLADARRAAKVIHGFGCKHVLIKGGHLLSERATDLLYDGRFFNVLKGEFIETRHTHGTGCTFASALAAHLARGRSVLDAAQAAKAYVTQAIRHGLAIGHGHGPTDHFYFLERE, from the coding sequence ATGCCACAGACCATCAAGCAAGTCCTGACGATTGCCGGATCGGATTCCGGTGGAGGAGCCGGCATTCAGGCCGATATTAAAGCCATGTCTGCCAATGGTGTCTTCGCCATGTCGGTCATCACGGCCATCACCGCTCAGAATACCGAGGAAGTGACGGACGTCTTTGAGTTGCCACCGAGCATCATCGCCTCCCAACTCGATGCCGTCTTCGACGATTTCGATGTCGCTGCCGTGAAAACCGGGATGTTGTCGTCGACGGCCATCGTGGAGATCGTCGTCAAGATGCTGACTCTTCAAAAGATCGCCACCCTCGTGGTAGACCCGGTGATGGTCTCAAAGAGCGGCCATCCCCTCTTACGACCCGAAGCCGTCAACGCCGTAAAGACGCAGCTGCTGCCGCTCGCCTTCGTGGTCACTCCGAACATTCATGAGGCTCAGCAGTTGTCGGGAATCCAGATCACCTCCTTGGCCGATGCACGACGAGCCGCAAAGGTCATCCATGGATTCGGGTGCAAGCACGTGCTGATCAAAGGAGGCCACCTGCTCAGCGAACGGGCGACGGATCTCCTCTACGACGGCCGGTTCTTCAATGTCCTGAAGGGCGAGTTCATCGAGACACGCCATACCCATGGCACCGGCTGTACGTTTGCCTCTGCGCTGGCCGCGCACCTTGCCAGAGGTCGTTCTGTTTTGGATGCCGCACAAGCGGCGAAGGCCTACGTCACGCAAGCCATTCGGCATGGCTTGGCAATCGGCCACGGCCACGGCCCGACTGATCATTTTTACTTCTTGGAGCGGGAGTGA
- a CDS encoding alpha/beta hydrolase family protein, giving the protein MEERFSFLDPQGHRVASIVTLPPGGTDKIAVLCHGFLSSKTSSTNKTLTRLLIDHGIGTCCFDFFGQGESDGPFEQITTTLGVQQAQAAIDLLKQQGYRRIGLMGSSFGGLVAILTASQRTDLACLALKCPVVDFAEELRLGFGDDEMARWKATDTIPNIMGGPDRIRLRYAFYDDALHRIAYDPARSINAPTIIVQGDKDEHVPLHQSRQLYDRLQVKKHLEMLPGADHQFTKGEDFKRMTTVITDWLIQYLSNQPD; this is encoded by the coding sequence GTGGAAGAACGCTTCTCCTTTCTTGATCCCCAGGGACATCGAGTCGCCTCGATTGTGACCCTCCCTCCAGGAGGAACGGACAAGATTGCCGTCTTGTGCCACGGGTTTTTGTCCTCAAAAACCAGCTCAACGAATAAGACCCTCACGCGGTTGCTGATCGACCATGGAATCGGCACCTGTTGCTTTGACTTCTTTGGGCAGGGGGAAAGCGACGGCCCCTTCGAACAGATCACCACGACCCTCGGAGTGCAGCAGGCACAGGCCGCCATCGACCTACTGAAGCAACAAGGCTATCGACGGATTGGACTGATGGGATCGAGCTTCGGCGGGCTGGTTGCAATTCTGACGGCTTCTCAGCGGACCGATCTGGCTTGCCTGGCACTCAAATGCCCGGTCGTCGATTTCGCGGAGGAATTACGCTTGGGATTCGGGGACGATGAGATGGCACGATGGAAGGCAACGGACACGATTCCCAATATCATGGGTGGTCCTGACCGAATCCGGCTCCGCTACGCCTTTTATGACGATGCTCTGCATCGAATTGCCTATGACCCTGCACGGTCGATCAACGCACCGACCATCATCGTCCAGGGTGACAAGGATGAGCACGTCCCGCTTCATCAGAGCCGACAGTTGTACGACAGGCTACAGGTGAAGAAACACCTCGAAATGCTCCCAGGCGCCGACCATCAGTTTACAAAGGGTGAGGATTTCAAGCGGATGACGACGGTGATCACCGACTGGTTGATTCAGTACCTTTCTAACCAGCCAGACTAA
- a CDS encoding type IV pilus twitching motility protein PilT, which produces MPKIDELFRMMIEHGASDLHLIAGQAPAFRIHGELERLPGNAILDNQALHDLLYEITPGPKKEVFESTGDVDFGYEIPGVARFRSNFFNHKHGIGAVFRKIPTTIVSAEDLALPPVLTRAAMLRKGLVLVTGPTGSGKSTTLAAMVDYANRHRKDHILTVEDPIEFVHQSKNCIVNHREVGLHTITFGSALRGALREDPDIILVGEMRDLETIALAVEAAATGHLVFGTLHTENAAKTVDRIIEVFPASEQPQIRNTLSTALRVIVAQNLFKRIDQKGRCAALEILVCTPAVGNLIRDAKTFQIASQMQTGKNIGMQTLDDAIQDLLTKKWISPEEAYEKAIDKNRFAKLLKTPPDALQ; this is translated from the coding sequence ATGCCCAAGATAGATGAACTCTTCCGCATGATGATCGAGCATGGGGCCTCGGACCTGCACTTGATTGCAGGACAAGCCCCCGCATTTCGCATCCACGGTGAGCTGGAACGTCTCCCGGGGAATGCGATCCTCGATAACCAAGCCCTCCATGACCTTCTCTACGAGATCACGCCAGGACCGAAGAAGGAAGTCTTTGAATCAACAGGAGATGTCGACTTCGGGTATGAGATTCCCGGAGTCGCCCGCTTCCGCTCAAACTTTTTCAACCACAAGCACGGCATTGGAGCCGTGTTTCGGAAGATTCCAACGACCATCGTCTCCGCCGAAGACCTCGCGCTGCCGCCGGTATTGACGCGCGCGGCTATGCTACGCAAAGGGTTGGTCCTCGTCACCGGTCCGACCGGCAGCGGAAAGTCCACGACGCTCGCAGCCATGGTCGATTATGCGAACCGCCACAGGAAGGACCATATTCTCACTGTTGAGGATCCGATCGAGTTCGTCCACCAGAGTAAGAACTGCATCGTCAATCACCGTGAAGTCGGCTTACACACCATCACGTTTGGATCTGCGCTGCGGGGAGCCCTTCGGGAGGATCCGGATATCATTCTCGTCGGGGAAATGCGGGATCTCGAAACAATCGCCTTGGCCGTCGAAGCTGCGGCAACCGGACACTTGGTATTCGGGACACTCCACACAGAGAACGCCGCCAAGACCGTGGACCGCATCATCGAAGTCTTTCCCGCATCCGAACAGCCGCAGATTCGGAATACCCTTTCCACGGCCCTGCGTGTCATCGTTGCACAGAACCTCTTCAAGCGAATCGATCAAAAGGGTCGCTGTGCGGCCCTGGAGATTTTGGTATGCACCCCAGCCGTTGGTAATCTCATCCGAGACGCGAAGACGTTTCAGATTGCGTCGCAGATGCAAACCGGGAAAAACATCGGCATGCAGACGCTGGATGATGCCATTCAGGATCTCCTCACAAAAAAATGGATCTCGCCGGAAGAGGCCTATGAAAAGGCGATCGACAAGAATCGATTCGCCAAACTCCTCAAAACCCCACCGGATGCGCTCCAATAG
- a CDS encoding FlgO family outer membrane protein gives MRMIGLLLLLITLVLPFPFPPLSWASASYEDSLKQLAEDVTERAAKAKKQRLAVLDFTDSQGEPTPVGQFLAEELGTQIMVAGELTTVDRTLLYSTMKKMQLEHIDPPHAKAVRRAAKAIRADLFVSGTYSETPEGLQVTVRLITPKQAQSISATRTIFPKTGPLSTFFKKEDVLPGALPVEQPKEPAPPLGIGTHRNDAYEFIITSITRLNGQVKLDVTVANHSLRDLKLLCHLQNTVLKDEHGSVWHQTVAQNREGLCTRGIELSPRRKQRAVFIFTQPSTASGSKFALLFHEQLPRHDASFTIDGLRLEPIPSPGAVVP, from the coding sequence ATGCGTATGATTGGCTTGCTGCTCCTTCTGATCACCCTTGTCTTACCGTTTCCCTTTCCACCATTATCATGGGCGTCTGCGAGTTACGAAGACAGCCTCAAACAGTTGGCAGAAGATGTGACAGAGCGAGCTGCCAAGGCGAAGAAGCAACGCCTCGCCGTGCTCGACTTTACCGACTCACAGGGTGAACCGACACCGGTTGGACAATTTCTCGCCGAAGAGCTTGGGACACAAATCATGGTGGCAGGTGAACTGACCACAGTCGACCGCACACTGCTCTACTCAACCATGAAAAAGATGCAGCTTGAGCACATCGATCCACCCCACGCCAAGGCGGTCCGGCGTGCCGCCAAGGCCATACGCGCCGACCTATTCGTATCCGGCACCTACAGCGAAACACCCGAAGGCCTACAAGTGACCGTCCGGCTGATCACGCCGAAACAGGCTCAATCGATCAGCGCCACCCGCACGATCTTCCCGAAAACCGGCCCCCTGAGCACGTTCTTCAAAAAGGAAGATGTTCTCCCTGGAGCACTGCCCGTCGAGCAGCCGAAAGAACCAGCCCCACCGCTCGGAATAGGAACGCACCGAAACGACGCGTATGAGTTTATCATTACATCGATTACACGACTAAACGGCCAGGTCAAGCTGGATGTCACGGTTGCAAATCATTCACTGCGTGACCTCAAGCTGCTCTGTCACTTGCAAAACACGGTGCTGAAGGACGAACATGGAAGCGTATGGCATCAGACCGTTGCACAGAACCGTGAAGGCCTCTGTACGAGGGGCATCGAACTGTCTCCTCGTCGAAAGCAGCGCGCAGTTTTCATATTCACTCAACCGTCGACCGCCTCAGGTTCTAAGTTCGCATTATTGTTTCATGAGCAGTTACCAAGGCACGATGCCTCATTTACCATCGATGGATTGAGATTGGAACCAATTCCTAGTCCCGGAGCAGTCGTGCCTTAG
- a CDS encoding SpvB/TcaC N-terminal domain-containing protein, which produces MSNKSGTSSQIISLPQGGGAVRGIGEKFSPDLHTGTGNFSVPIALPAGRNGFQPEVSLVYSTGNGNGPFGLGWSLNVPGVARKTSDGLPRYVDARDTFVLSGAEDLVAVDVQADRTRYRPRTEGLFARIIHHHDASQDYWRVESKDGLTSVYGTPAPAGLDPAAIVDPARTNRVFAWKLSRTTDVFGNRIDYVYQRDAVRNDGPHRWDQLYVSEMRYVDYGDSANPQFLIRVQFVYDERPDPFSEYRAGFEIRTVRRCTKIRIYTLADQERLTRTYHLDYLDQQENVPKPLNKVSLLHRVRVEGHDGAQSEFLPPLTFGYSRFSPNDQTFSAVQGAELPSGSLARPEYELVGLFGNGLPDILEMNGTVRYWRNLGNGRFDRPRTMAESPSGLFLADPGVQMLDADGDGRVELLVSREGLSGYFPLRFDGVWDQKSFHRYETAPSFRLDDPNVKLLDLTGDGVTDAIRSGNRLECFFNDPTRGWHQTRVVERRDLAEFPNVSFSDPRVKWGDFSGDGLQDIALVYDGHVSYWPNMGYGDWGQQIVMRNSPRLPYGYDPKRILIDDVDGDGLADCVYVGDRKVWLWINQGGNAWSEPIEIAGTPPVTDMDAVRLVDVLGHGNRGVLWSRDADGSRRPTMFYLDFSGGIKPYMMTEMGNHMGALTRVGYVSSVQFYLKDQEAPSTRWKTPLPFPVQVVAKVEVVDQISHGKLTTEYSYHHGYWDGAEREFRGFGRVDQRDTEQFDQFHGLGLHAGPAFLPVAERQFSPPLETRTWFHQGPIGDEFGDWDELDYRQEYWPGDPMVFTRPAEMTAQLEALPRRRKRDALRALRGTVLRAELYALDGTEREARPYTVTEQLQGVREEVPPATGSDRRAIFFSFPLAQRTTQWERGDDSQTQLTMMGEHDQYGRLLWQLSLAVPRGREYRSAAASSEPYLAIFSETTYLQRDDSQRYLIDRVAKTSAYEIVNDGKSSVFTLWETVKAGGAVKQLIGQTISFYDGPGFQGLPFGQLGEYGALVRSENLVLTDGLLADLYRSGESQTSPPELPPYLKPGTPVWTADYPEEFRKLPMLAGYIYRKGGPGAISAQGYFVMAASHLYDFQVSGANGKGRGLLMQQHDPLGRRTVISYDKYHLLPIRVTDPLGLSTEAKYDYRVLQPEVVVDANQNSQRVRFTPLGLVKATFIQGKANAAEGDRTRPSLELSYDLLAFSERGLPVSARSRRYQHHDTETDVPLSKRDETIETVEYSDGFGRLLQTRVQSEEIRFGDANFGGGLLPVDQADDAGSRAAFSGIRNGDSQHPNVLVSGWKTYDNKGRVVEQYEPFYSQGWSYSAPGEAQLGKKAVMIYDPRGQVIRTLNPDGSEQRVIYGIPTDLATPEQFAPTPWEAYTYDANDNAGRTHAEQARGYQTHSNTPASIAIDALGRTVQAIARNGSSQADWLVTRSHYDIRGNLVSVTDAMGRVAFRYGHDLANRPWRSDSIDAGLRRTVLDAVGNPLESRDSKGALILYGYDEGNRPNRLWARNGLNQPLTLRQVLIYGDRPESGFTTDAARQKNLLGKPYQQYDEAGRVTVAGYDFKGNPVSQSRQVLSDAKLLTAYENAAQRNWAIETYRVDWQAPANVSLAAQAQTLLDSALYETSSRYDALNRIKSALYPQDVTGQRQELLLVYNQAGALAQVILNGQTYVQQIAYSAKGQRVLIAYGNGLMTRYAYDDKTFRLMRMRSERYSQPQPDRFQPNGEPLQDLAYRYDLVGNILQILDRTPGSGIINNPSAAIVNESRLAQLLASGDALLRQFDYDPIYRLLSATGRECDQAPEAPPWMDQPRCTDVTRARVYTQRYRYDALGNMQELKHQGAGVGSNRLFATATGNNRLDSMTIGQSSYRYVYDANGNMLSEHQMRQFEWDHSDRLKTFRTQVAGSEPSVHAQYCYDAGGMRVKKLVRKQGGQYSVTVYAGGLFEYHRMVQGTTVQENNTLHVMDDQARIAVVRVGTPFPDDASPAVKYHLADHLGSSHVVVGVDGVWINREEYTPYGETSFGSFTKKRYRFTGKERDEESGLNYHAARYYAAWLARWVNADPIGLEGGVNVCMYCSGNPLNRTDTVGTDWEFCWPGSKGCGLGSTVEVLDDEIKVDEGVAGFGDTVSFGLTQKVREVADVDSSIDYESTQYKVGVAAGVVHQVALGGAGLAKSIGTIGVINTAKAAVVMHTVTTGLGHGANMIDPSGTTGAVLQNVINYGPSVIGPAKSFVGRVLSQDIKRNFVRVPGAISKITTDPAEVALWQEMEALGLEKGRVTHHDGTYTDTVGGPTSARLEVSRSDIRVTHGHPRSRIALPSPGDVAGSQKMPQAIWDVLGSAYPSADKVLKACGLPPSGAVMKTIFQAPTSK; this is translated from the coding sequence ATGAGTAACAAGTCGGGGACTTCAAGCCAAATCATTTCGCTCCCTCAGGGTGGTGGTGCCGTGCGCGGCATCGGAGAAAAGTTCTCGCCGGATCTGCATACTGGGACAGGCAATTTCTCCGTGCCGATCGCCCTCCCTGCAGGACGAAACGGTTTCCAACCAGAAGTGAGTCTTGTCTATAGCACCGGTAACGGGAACGGCCCGTTCGGACTCGGCTGGAGTCTGAATGTGCCAGGGGTGGCGCGTAAGACGTCGGATGGGTTGCCGCGGTACGTCGATGCGCGTGATACCTTCGTGCTGTCTGGGGCAGAGGATCTGGTTGCGGTTGATGTACAAGCTGATCGAACCCGCTATCGGCCTCGTACGGAAGGACTGTTTGCACGAATCATCCATCACCACGATGCCTCGCAAGACTATTGGCGAGTTGAGAGTAAGGATGGTCTCACCAGCGTCTACGGCACCCCAGCGCCGGCTGGTCTCGATCCTGCAGCGATTGTAGATCCTGCCCGGACCAACCGTGTCTTCGCTTGGAAGCTCAGCCGGACGACCGACGTGTTCGGCAACCGCATCGATTACGTCTATCAGCGTGATGCGGTGCGGAACGATGGTCCCCATCGCTGGGATCAACTGTATGTGTCGGAGATGCGCTATGTGGATTATGGCGATTCGGCCAATCCACAGTTTCTCATCCGGGTGCAATTTGTCTACGATGAGCGTCCCGATCCGTTCTCAGAATACCGCGCCGGGTTTGAAATTCGTACCGTGCGTCGCTGTACGAAGATTCGCATCTACACTCTGGCCGATCAGGAACGGCTGACTCGCACCTATCATCTGGATTATCTGGATCAGCAAGAGAACGTCCCCAAACCCCTGAATAAGGTCTCACTACTCCACCGCGTTCGAGTCGAGGGGCATGATGGCGCCCAATCGGAGTTTTTACCGCCGTTGACGTTCGGGTATAGCCGTTTCAGCCCAAATGACCAAACGTTCAGTGCCGTGCAGGGAGCAGAGTTGCCGTCCGGGTCGTTGGCGCGACCGGAATATGAACTGGTTGGACTATTCGGGAACGGTTTGCCGGATATTCTCGAAATGAACGGCACCGTGCGGTACTGGCGCAATTTGGGAAACGGCCGCTTCGATAGACCACGCACAATGGCTGAGTCACCGTCCGGTTTGTTCTTGGCTGACCCAGGTGTGCAGATGCTCGATGCCGACGGGGACGGTCGCGTTGAATTGCTCGTCAGTCGAGAAGGTTTGTCCGGTTACTTTCCATTGCGGTTTGACGGGGTGTGGGACCAAAAATCTTTTCACCGGTATGAGACCGCACCGAGTTTTCGTCTCGACGATCCGAACGTCAAGCTGCTTGACCTGACCGGGGACGGCGTGACGGACGCCATCCGTTCGGGCAATCGCCTGGAATGTTTCTTCAATGATCCCACACGCGGATGGCACCAGACTCGTGTCGTCGAACGTCGTGACCTCGCCGAGTTTCCAAACGTCAGTTTTTCCGATCCTCGTGTCAAATGGGGGGACTTCAGCGGAGATGGGCTCCAGGACATCGCACTCGTGTACGACGGCCATGTTTCCTACTGGCCCAACATGGGATATGGCGACTGGGGTCAGCAGATCGTCATGCGCAATAGTCCACGGTTACCCTATGGCTATGACCCCAAACGCATTCTCATCGACGACGTGGACGGCGATGGCTTGGCCGATTGTGTGTATGTCGGGGATCGAAAGGTGTGGCTCTGGATCAATCAGGGTGGCAATGCGTGGAGCGAGCCGATCGAAATCGCTGGAACCCCGCCGGTCACCGACATGGACGCGGTGCGTTTAGTGGATGTGCTGGGTCATGGCAATCGAGGTGTGTTGTGGAGCCGCGATGCTGATGGATCACGTCGCCCCACCATGTTCTACTTGGATTTTTCCGGTGGGATCAAACCCTATATGATGACCGAGATGGGCAATCATATGGGGGCCCTCACGCGGGTCGGCTATGTCTCCTCCGTACAGTTCTATCTCAAGGACCAAGAGGCACCTTCCACACGCTGGAAGACTCCATTGCCGTTTCCTGTCCAGGTGGTTGCGAAGGTTGAGGTTGTCGATCAGATTTCTCATGGGAAACTCACCACGGAGTACTCCTACCATCATGGGTATTGGGACGGTGCGGAGCGCGAGTTCCGGGGCTTCGGGCGGGTGGATCAACGCGATACGGAACAATTCGACCAGTTTCATGGACTAGGCCTGCACGCCGGACCGGCATTTCTCCCGGTGGCAGAGCGGCAGTTCTCGCCACCACTGGAAACCCGCACCTGGTTTCATCAAGGACCGATTGGTGACGAGTTCGGCGATTGGGATGAACTCGACTACCGCCAGGAATATTGGCCGGGCGATCCGATGGTCTTCACGAGACCCGCAGAGATGACTGCGCAGCTCGAGGCCTTGCCGAGGCGTCGAAAACGAGATGCCTTGCGTGCCCTTCGTGGGACGGTGCTGCGCGCGGAGCTGTATGCCTTGGACGGAACGGAGCGTGAGGCACGGCCCTATACCGTGACGGAACAGTTACAAGGCGTTCGAGAGGAAGTGCCGCCCGCAACCGGCAGTGACAGACGAGCCATCTTCTTCAGCTTTCCCCTTGCTCAACGCACCACGCAATGGGAACGCGGCGACGACTCGCAGACCCAACTCACCATGATGGGGGAGCATGACCAGTATGGTCGCCTGTTATGGCAACTCAGTCTTGCCGTGCCACGAGGCCGCGAGTACCGGTCGGCGGCGGCAAGCAGTGAGCCCTATCTTGCGATCTTCAGCGAAACGACCTATCTGCAGCGCGACGACTCACAACGCTATCTGATCGATCGAGTCGCCAAAACCAGCGCCTACGAAATCGTCAACGACGGGAAGTCCTCGGTCTTCACGCTGTGGGAGACGGTCAAAGCCGGCGGCGCGGTCAAACAGTTGATCGGCCAGACCATCAGCTTCTATGACGGGCCTGGGTTTCAGGGGCTGCCGTTTGGTCAACTGGGCGAGTACGGCGCATTAGTGCGTTCGGAAAACCTTGTCCTCACGGATGGGTTGCTGGCCGATCTGTATCGCAGCGGCGAAAGCCAGACCAGTCCACCAGAGCTTCCACCGTATCTCAAGCCAGGGACGCCGGTGTGGACCGCTGACTATCCGGAGGAGTTTCGCAAGCTCCCGATGTTGGCCGGCTATATCTATCGAAAGGGCGGCCCCGGTGCGATCTCGGCCCAGGGGTATTTCGTGATGGCCGCGAGCCATCTCTATGATTTCCAAGTCAGCGGTGCCAATGGCAAGGGGCGCGGTCTGCTCATGCAGCAGCATGACCCGCTGGGGCGGCGGACGGTTATTTCATACGACAAGTATCACCTGCTCCCGATCAGGGTCACTGATCCCCTGGGGCTGAGCACAGAAGCCAAATACGACTATCGCGTGCTGCAGCCGGAGGTGGTTGTTGATGCGAACCAGAATAGTCAGCGCGTTCGCTTTACGCCGCTGGGTCTTGTGAAGGCGACGTTCATACAGGGCAAAGCCAACGCGGCGGAAGGAGACCGTACTAGGCCGAGTCTGGAACTCAGCTACGACCTCTTGGCATTCAGCGAACGGGGTCTGCCGGTATCCGCCCGCAGCCGCCGATATCAGCATCACGATACGGAGACGGATGTGCCGCTTTCGAAACGAGATGAGACCATCGAGACGGTGGAATATTCCGACGGGTTTGGCCGTCTACTACAGACCCGCGTGCAATCGGAAGAGATCCGGTTTGGTGATGCAAACTTTGGGGGTGGTCTCCTCCCGGTCGATCAAGCCGATGACGCGGGGTCTCGCGCGGCATTCAGTGGGATTCGCAACGGGGATTCACAGCACCCCAATGTACTGGTCAGCGGTTGGAAGACGTACGACAACAAAGGACGGGTCGTTGAGCAATATGAGCCGTTCTATTCGCAAGGCTGGAGCTACTCCGCTCCCGGCGAGGCACAGCTCGGGAAAAAAGCCGTGATGATCTACGATCCGCGCGGTCAGGTGATCCGCACGCTCAACCCGGATGGCTCTGAGCAGCGGGTGATATACGGGATCCCGACCGACTTGGCAACTCCTGAGCAGTTTGCACCAACGCCGTGGGAAGCCTACACCTACGACGCCAACGACAACGCGGGCCGCACCCATGCGGAGCAGGCGCGAGGCTATCAGACCCACTCGAACACGCCGGCGAGCATCGCCATCGATGCCTTGGGCCGTACCGTCCAAGCCATTGCCAGGAACGGCAGCTCGCAAGCTGATTGGCTGGTCACCCGATCCCACTACGACATTCGGGGCAATCTGGTCAGCGTGACGGATGCAATGGGCAGAGTCGCGTTTCGGTATGGACATGACTTGGCCAATCGACCCTGGCGAAGTGACAGCATTGATGCAGGGTTGCGTCGCACAGTCCTTGATGCCGTCGGCAATCCGCTTGAGAGCCGCGACAGCAAAGGCGCGTTGATCCTGTATGGCTATGATGAAGGGAATCGTCCCAATCGACTCTGGGCACGAAATGGACTGAATCAGCCGCTGACTCTCCGTCAAGTGCTGATCTATGGTGACCGGCCTGAGTCTGGATTCACCACGGACGCGGCCCGACAGAAGAATCTGCTGGGCAAACCCTATCAACAATATGACGAAGCCGGGCGAGTCACGGTTGCCGGGTACGACTTCAAGGGCAATCCAGTCAGCCAGAGCCGGCAGGTGTTGAGCGATGCCAAGTTGCTGACGGCCTATGAGAATGCAGCTCAACGCAACTGGGCCATCGAAACCTATCGCGTGGATTGGCAGGCTCCGGCCAACGTCTCCCTAGCAGCCCAGGCGCAAACCCTGCTGGATAGCGCCCTGTACGAAACCAGCAGCCGCTACGATGCCCTCAATCGGATTAAGAGCGCACTCTATCCACAAGACGTCACCGGCCAGCGGCAAGAATTGCTTCTGGTCTACAACCAAGCCGGTGCCTTGGCGCAGGTCATACTCAACGGCCAGACGTACGTCCAGCAGATCGCCTACAGTGCCAAAGGCCAGCGGGTGCTGATCGCTTATGGCAATGGCCTGATGACTCGTTACGCCTATGACGACAAGACGTTCCGGCTGATGCGTATGCGGTCGGAGCGCTACAGTCAACCACAGCCTGACCGGTTCCAACCAAACGGTGAACCGTTACAAGATTTAGCCTACCGGTACGATCTGGTCGGCAATATCTTGCAGATCCTCGACCGCACGCCAGGTAGCGGGATCATCAACAATCCCTCCGCAGCGATCGTCAATGAGAGCAGACTCGCGCAGTTGCTGGCCTCCGGCGATGCATTGCTCCGGCAATTTGACTACGACCCGATCTATCGATTGTTGTCCGCGACCGGAAGGGAGTGTGATCAAGCACCGGAGGCACCGCCCTGGATGGATCAACCGCGCTGTACCGATGTGACCCGCGCGCGCGTCTATACCCAGCGCTATCGGTATGACGCGCTGGGCAATATGCAGGAGCTGAAGCATCAGGGAGCGGGAGTGGGAAGCAACCGACTGTTTGCGACGGCCACGGGGAACAATCGCTTGGATTCCATGACGATCGGCCAGAGTAGCTACCGTTATGTCTACGATGCCAACGGCAACATGCTCAGCGAGCACCAGATGCGGCAGTTCGAGTGGGACCACAGTGACCGACTGAAAACCTTCCGTACGCAGGTCGCGGGCAGCGAACCCTCTGTGCATGCGCAGTATTGCTACGATGCCGGCGGCATGCGAGTGAAGAAACTGGTGCGCAAACAAGGTGGCCAGTACAGCGTGACGGTCTATGCGGGGGGCCTCTTTGAGTACCACCGTATGGTGCAGGGCACCACGGTCCAGGAGAACAACACCCTGCATGTGATGGATGACCAAGCGCGTATCGCCGTTGTCCGTGTCGGCACGCCGTTTCCAGACGATGCGAGCCCCGCCGTGAAATATCACCTGGCAGATCATCTGGGGAGCAGTCATGTCGTGGTCGGCGTCGACGGGGTTTGGATCAATCGCGAGGAATATACGCCGTATGGAGAAACCAGCTTCGGCAGCTTCACCAAAAAGCGGTATCGCTTCACCGGTAAGGAGCGGGATGAAGAGAGCGGTCTCAACTATCACGCTGCCCGCTACTATGCCGCCTGGCTGGCGCGATGGGTAAATGCGGATCCGATAGGACTAGAAGGTGGAGTTAATGTTTGCATGTATTGTTCCGGCAATCCGCTCAATAGAACAGATACGGTTGGCACTGACTGGGAGTTCTGTTGGCCTGGCAGCAAAGGTTGTGGACTAGGAAGTACTGTCGAAGTCCTAGACGACGAAATCAAGGTAGATGAGGGAGTTGCAGGTTTCGGAGATACAGTATCTTTTGGATTGACCCAGAAAGTCAGAGAGGTAGCGGACGTTGACAGCTCGATCGATTACGAAAGTACCCAATACAAAGTTGGCGTTGCGGCTGGAGTTGTACACCAGGTTGCACTTGGAGGGGCAGGTTTAGCTAAATCTATCGGCACTATTGGTGTGATCAATACTGCGAAAGCAGCAGTGGTGATGCATACAGTAACAACGGGACTTGGTCATGGAGCGAATATGATAGATCCTAGCGGAACTACTGGTGCTGTCTTACAGAACGTAATCAACTATGGACCCTCGGTGATTGGACCTGCAAAATCTTTCGTGGGTCGAGTCTTGAGTCAAGATATAAAGCGTAACTTTGTAAGAGTGCCAGGGGCTATTTCAAAAATTACTACGGACCCTGCTGAGGTTGCCTTGTGGCAAGAAATGGAGGCCCTCGGCCTTGAAAAGGGAAGGGTTACCCATCACGACGGAACTTACACTGATACGGTTGGTGGTCCGACATCAGCACGATTAGAAGTCTCTCGAAGCGATATTCGAGTTACCCATGGACACCCTAGGTCACGTATCGCTTTGCCTAGTCCCGGTGATGTTGCCGGGAGCCAAAAAATGCCACAGGCAATTTGGGATGTGCTGGGAAGTGCATACCCATCTGCAGACAAAGTACTCAAAGCTTGTGGGTTACCTCCTTCTGGGGCTGTTATGAAAACTATTTTCCAGGCACCAACAAGCAAATAG